From Leptospira sp. WS58.C1, one genomic window encodes:
- a CDS encoding uroporphyrinogen decarboxylase family protein, translated as MSNTRFQAALKLEPQVTPPIWMMRQAGRYHWHYQNLRKKYSFEELCKVPELAAEVAFGPVNDFDFDTAILFSDILFPLEAFGMGLRFGEEGPKLGWHLSTVEDLKRFYPLEQAVEFMGFQKEAVIRTRKRIPKDKSLIGFIGGPWTLFCYATQGKHDGNLILPKVSAELREGFYERILALLKENIRLQLEGGAEIVMIFDTAAGDASPVFFQEAILPTIQVLVEAFPGKIGYYAKNLAPGSLQSLREVSGLTGFGMDHRTDIVGFLGNGSHFVQGNFDQALLFMESGEFKKYLNRWIRPFLELIPEKRAGWVCGLGHGVLPKTPEANIRTFVNTIREAFV; from the coding sequence ATGTCTAATACTAGATTCCAAGCTGCACTTAAGTTAGAGCCTCAGGTGACTCCTCCGATTTGGATGATGCGCCAGGCCGGACGTTATCACTGGCATTATCAAAATTTAAGAAAGAAATATTCTTTCGAAGAGTTATGTAAGGTCCCAGAACTTGCGGCGGAAGTGGCTTTCGGTCCCGTGAATGATTTCGATTTTGATACTGCCATTTTATTCTCCGATATTCTTTTTCCTTTAGAGGCATTCGGAATGGGATTACGTTTCGGGGAAGAAGGTCCTAAGCTAGGTTGGCATCTTTCTACCGTAGAAGATCTGAAACGGTTTTATCCATTGGAACAAGCGGTGGAGTTTATGGGATTCCAGAAGGAGGCGGTGATCCGAACCAGAAAACGGATCCCGAAGGATAAATCCCTGATCGGGTTTATAGGCGGGCCTTGGACTTTGTTTTGTTATGCTACTCAGGGTAAACATGATGGAAATCTAATACTTCCAAAAGTTTCTGCGGAACTGAGGGAGGGTTTTTACGAGAGAATCCTGGCATTATTAAAAGAGAATATAAGGCTTCAATTGGAAGGTGGCGCTGAGATCGTGATGATCTTCGACACAGCAGCGGGGGATGCTTCTCCAGTATTCTTCCAAGAGGCGATTTTGCCAACCATCCAAGTTCTGGTAGAGGCGTTTCCCGGCAAAATCGGTTATTATGCTAAAAATCTGGCACCAGGTTCTTTGCAGTCTCTTAGGGAAGTTTCAGGTCTGACCGGTTTTGGGATGGATCATCGAACCGACATCGTCGGCTTTCTAGGAAACGGATCTCATTTTGTGCAAGGAAACTTCGATCAGGCATTATTATTCATGGAGTCCGGAGAATTTAAGAAATATTTAAATCGTTGGATCAGGCCTTTCTTAGAATTGATCCCGGAAAAAAGAGCGGGATGGGTTTGCGGCTTAGGGCATGGAGTCCTGCCAAAAACCCCGGAAGCGAATATTAGAACTTTCGTAAATACCATCCGTGAGGCCTTCGTATGA
- a CDS encoding response regulator transcription factor produces the protein MKAKLLLVEDDRSLGETLKERLEKEGYEMVWTVSAQSAKVLAAESKPDLILLDVRLPDGDGFELAEELKSRKDCPPFLFLTAHSGAPERLKGFELGAEEFIPKPFHLKELLIRVKHVLESHKHSIKQAKYSYEGYLLDFYGYCIHTPSKEEIHLSKRDCALLNFLVEERGRTVSRDEILDRLWGEEKFPTNRTIDNSIVRLRQAFGDRGEDAIRSVRGVGYQWIGDLKNV, from the coding sequence ATGAAAGCGAAATTATTATTAGTGGAAGATGACCGCTCTTTAGGTGAAACTTTAAAGGAACGGTTGGAAAAAGAAGGATACGAAATGGTATGGACCGTTTCCGCTCAGTCCGCAAAAGTTTTAGCCGCTGAATCCAAACCGGATCTGATACTTTTAGATGTTCGTTTGCCGGACGGAGATGGATTCGAGTTGGCGGAAGAATTAAAATCCAGAAAAGATTGTCCTCCATTTTTGTTTTTAACCGCACATTCGGGTGCGCCGGAACGTTTGAAGGGATTCGAACTTGGTGCTGAAGAGTTTATACCCAAACCTTTTCACTTAAAGGAATTGCTGATCAGGGTTAAGCACGTATTAGAATCTCATAAACATTCCATAAAACAGGCTAAATATTCTTACGAAGGTTACCTTCTGGATTTTTACGGATATTGTATTCATACACCTTCCAAAGAAGAGATCCATCTTTCCAAAAGAGACTGCGCTCTTTTGAATTTTTTAGTGGAAGAAAGAGGAAGAACGGTCAGCCGAGATGAGATCCTGGACCGCCTTTGGGGAGAGGAAAAATTCCCCACAAATAGAACTATAGATAATTCCATTGTTAGATTACGCCAAGCCTTCGGAGATAGAGGCGAAGATGCGATCCGTTCCGTGAGAGGAGTCGGCTACCAATGGATCGGAGACTTAAAAAATGTCTAA
- a CDS encoding RNA polymerase sigma factor, protein MQSPEILPHLFRNEYAKIVSVLCKHIGFERLEIAEEIASETFLTATETWGVKGNPQNPTAWLYAVAKNKAKNYLQRNSVFQNKILPELTKSQSESFEPEIDLSPENIYDSQLRMMFTICHPSISPEAQVGLSLRILCGFGIEEISDAFLTNKETINKRLFRAKEKLREEKIRIELPESEEIEGRLGSVLSTIYLLFNEGYHSISQNKTLRKDLCLEAIRLCSMLVENTVTDKPQVYALLALMCFHTSRFEARQDEKGEQILYQDQDTNLWNYDLIAKGEIFLNKAASGTMLTKYHLEAGIAYWHTQKEDTKEKWENILQLYNRLLQLQYSPIAALNRTYALSKANSKEEAIIEAEKLNLTDNHFYFALLGELYLDIDRSKSEENFRKALSLAKTSHDKSSIQKKIDRLSK, encoded by the coding sequence ATGCAAAGCCCGGAGATATTGCCTCATCTATTCAGGAACGAATATGCTAAAATTGTCTCCGTTCTTTGCAAACATATAGGTTTCGAAAGATTAGAAATTGCGGAAGAGATAGCAAGCGAGACCTTCTTAACCGCGACCGAGACCTGGGGGGTCAAAGGTAACCCACAAAACCCAACCGCTTGGTTATATGCAGTGGCAAAAAATAAGGCCAAAAATTATCTGCAAAGAAATTCTGTATTTCAAAATAAGATCCTCCCTGAACTCACTAAATCACAATCGGAATCTTTCGAGCCCGAGATAGATCTTTCTCCGGAAAATATATACGATAGCCAACTCAGAATGATGTTTACAATCTGCCATCCCTCCATCTCCCCGGAGGCGCAAGTTGGACTTTCTCTTAGGATCTTATGCGGTTTCGGGATAGAAGAGATCTCAGATGCATTCTTGACCAATAAAGAAACGATCAATAAGAGGCTATTCAGAGCGAAAGAAAAATTAAGAGAAGAAAAGATCCGGATCGAACTTCCGGAATCGGAGGAGATAGAAGGCAGGTTAGGCTCGGTACTTTCTACGATCTATTTATTATTCAATGAAGGGTATCATTCCATCAGCCAAAACAAAACGTTACGAAAAGATCTTTGTTTAGAAGCGATCCGTCTTTGCAGCATGCTAGTGGAGAATACGGTCACAGACAAACCCCAAGTGTACGCACTTCTTGCATTGATGTGTTTTCACACTTCCAGATTCGAAGCAAGGCAAGATGAAAAAGGAGAACAGATCCTTTACCAAGACCAGGACACAAACCTTTGGAATTATGATCTAATTGCGAAGGGAGAAATTTTCCTAAACAAAGCAGCAAGCGGGACCATGCTCACCAAATATCATCTGGAAGCAGGAATTGCGTACTGGCATACTCAAAAGGAAGATACCAAAGAAAAATGGGAAAATATTTTACAATTATACAATCGCCTACTTCAGCTACAATATTCTCCGATTGCCGCTTTAAATAGAACATACGCACTTTCTAAAGCAAATAGTAAAGAAGAAGCGATCATCGAAGCAGAAAAATTAAACCTAACGGATAATCATTTTTATTTTGCTCTTTTAGGAGAATTGTATTTAGATATAGATAGATCCAAGTCGGAAGAAAATTTTCGTAAAGCGCTTTCGCTTGCAAAAACATCTCACGATAAAAGTAGTATCCAGAAAAAGATCGATCGACTTTCAAAGTAA
- a CDS encoding SRPBCC family protein — translation MSKTKNTKHISVTIPVAQKVAYEYLSEPKNFPEWASGLCKSISPLGNGEWSIDSPMGLLTAKFTDKNPYGVLDHYVIFSPENISYNPLRIIENGEGSELIFTLFQTEGMTPEKFEEDSDWIKKDLEELKGILINKFAH, via the coding sequence ATGTCCAAGACAAAGAATACAAAACATATTAGCGTTACTATCCCCGTCGCCCAAAAGGTCGCTTACGAATATCTCTCCGAACCTAAAAATTTCCCGGAATGGGCCTCCGGCTTATGTAAATCCATTTCCCCATTAGGAAATGGAGAATGGTCTATCGATTCCCCCATGGGACTACTCACCGCAAAATTTACGGACAAAAACCCGTATGGGGTCTTGGATCATTATGTGATCTTTAGTCCTGAAAATATTTCCTATAATCCTCTAAGGATCATTGAGAACGGAGAAGGGAGTGAGCTGATCTTTACATTATTCCAAACGGAAGGTATGACTCCCGAAAAATTCGAAGAGGATTCCGACTGGATCAAAAAGGATCTAGAAGAGCTTAAAGGAATTCTAATAAATAAATTCGCACACTAA
- the hemG gene encoding protoporphyrinogen oxidase gives MAKWVPDHIVIGAGFTGLLHAFLSLEKGESVLVLEKKESAGGLIRSVRTEYGIVERAANGILNCWELENLSSRLGLDILFSNPASKKRYIFSDGKMKRMPLSVFEIISLAFSVLTVPSQPIPGESIYKWGKRVLGEKTLSKVLEPALGGIYAGDLDVMSAEFVLGKFLPEQAPLWKNILHLRNSKKGKPKLLPGRRGTVSFRGGIGTLLGALEARVSSQGKIKYNQDIASLKELRATYPKSKITIATNLGTALKLLKSEYKEFKSYQGMLDTLPIVSVTRFGKDSILNGKKGFGVLFPKDHKSFSSELGIRCRGILFNDFIFAGRTSEGVHSETFIMGGAGDREISSKTEEEIISVVEEDRKKLFSESGVPLNHYVTVWKDALPVYGPQLHAFNRDLDRVLPPEVRVEGNFRSGIGLKSILERAFSLYHPDLYA, from the coding sequence GTGGCGAAATGGGTTCCGGATCATATAGTAATCGGCGCTGGCTTTACAGGCCTTCTGCACGCATTCCTTTCCTTAGAGAAAGGTGAGTCCGTATTAGTGCTGGAAAAAAAAGAAAGTGCCGGCGGGTTGATCCGTTCTGTCCGCACGGAATACGGGATTGTGGAAAGGGCAGCCAACGGTATTCTGAATTGTTGGGAGTTGGAAAACCTCTCTTCTCGATTGGGACTGGATATTTTATTCTCCAATCCTGCATCTAAAAAACGTTATATATTCTCGGACGGGAAGATGAAAAGAATGCCTCTTTCCGTTTTCGAAATAATCTCTCTGGCATTTTCCGTATTGACTGTCCCTTCCCAGCCCATCCCGGGAGAATCCATTTACAAATGGGGTAAAAGGGTCCTGGGCGAAAAAACGCTTAGCAAAGTGTTGGAACCTGCGTTAGGCGGAATTTACGCGGGCGATCTGGATGTAATGTCTGCGGAATTTGTGCTTGGAAAATTTCTTCCGGAGCAAGCTCCTCTTTGGAAAAACATTCTACATCTTCGAAATTCTAAAAAAGGAAAGCCGAAACTCCTTCCAGGAAGAAGGGGTACCGTAAGTTTTAGAGGAGGCATCGGGACTTTACTTGGAGCTTTGGAAGCAAGAGTGTCTTCCCAAGGAAAGATCAAATACAATCAGGACATCGCTAGCTTAAAAGAATTGAGAGCAACTTATCCTAAGTCCAAGATCACTATCGCAACGAATCTTGGCACCGCATTGAAACTTTTAAAATCGGAATATAAAGAATTCAAATCCTACCAAGGAATGTTGGATACATTGCCTATCGTAAGCGTGACCCGTTTCGGAAAGGATTCCATCTTAAACGGAAAAAAAGGATTCGGAGTCTTATTTCCGAAAGATCATAAAAGTTTTTCTTCCGAATTGGGGATCAGATGCAGAGGGATCTTATTCAACGATTTTATATTCGCCGGTAGGACTTCCGAAGGGGTCCACTCCGAAACTTTTATCATGGGGGGAGCGGGAGACAGGGAAATTTCCTCCAAAACGGAAGAAGAGATCATCTCCGTAGTGGAAGAGGACCGTAAAAAACTATTTTCCGAAAGCGGAGTTCCTTTGAATCATTATGTGACTGTTTGGAAAGATGCACTTCCTGTATATGGGCCCCAACTTCACGCATTTAATCGGGACCTGGACAGAGTTCTTCCTCCCGAAGTCAGAGTGGAAGGGAATTTTAGGAGCGGGATCGGTCTGAAATCCATTCTGGAACGGGCCTTCTCCCTTTATCATCCTGATCTTTACGCTTGA
- a CDS encoding putative porin has product MKIQIRIIATLFCLFATTALLADEPESPKEIKSETKIPIEGTSQTKFQAILSEWMIRSSITGIYGENGGQHIFESGTKYPNLSGLKAGSRITYNREFEYGGIGLKHWWETWEINLEYRTTFKNKRTGEGKDEDFFLGSVSRENGNKIDFQNLSFYDTPYTFTGTQNFADGRGKLKMKDDRIGFLARKYFGGANPDPRKPGSGLYLTGGAYYTYYKYYLYDVIQWIATSPVTYGPIGIGLSYSISTWEIPFGFGYRYSDGTWMLEASISGNVWYSHFRDYHYQRNLNFIGDTSGYGLETHLGAGYIMPSWLFFIKLTEHRLYGEGSFQTFGGLSRDDILSNYSGRYRNYLSTKQFSVELQVSHFL; this is encoded by the coding sequence ATGAAAATTCAAATTCGAATTATAGCCACATTATTCTGCCTGTTTGCCACGACGGCGCTACTTGCCGACGAGCCCGAATCTCCTAAAGAGATAAAATCCGAAACAAAAATCCCGATAGAGGGGACTTCTCAAACGAAATTCCAGGCAATTCTATCCGAATGGATGATCCGAAGTTCCATCACAGGGATCTATGGAGAAAATGGAGGGCAACATATTTTCGAATCCGGCACAAAGTATCCAAACCTTTCTGGCCTGAAAGCCGGATCCAGGATCACCTATAATAGAGAGTTCGAATACGGAGGTATAGGTTTAAAACATTGGTGGGAGACATGGGAGATCAATCTAGAATACAGAACTACATTTAAGAACAAGAGGACGGGAGAAGGAAAGGACGAGGACTTCTTTTTGGGAAGTGTGAGCCGTGAAAATGGGAACAAGATCGATTTTCAAAACCTAAGTTTTTACGATACTCCGTATACGTTCACAGGGACGCAAAACTTTGCGGACGGAAGAGGAAAACTAAAAATGAAAGACGATAGGATCGGTTTCCTTGCCAGAAAATATTTCGGCGGCGCAAACCCCGATCCCAGAAAACCGGGCTCCGGTCTTTATCTCACAGGTGGGGCGTATTATACGTACTATAAATATTATCTATACGACGTGATACAATGGATCGCCACCTCACCTGTGACGTATGGTCCGATCGGAATAGGACTCAGCTACTCCATTTCCACCTGGGAAATTCCTTTCGGATTCGGTTACAGATATTCCGATGGGACTTGGATGTTGGAAGCAAGTATTTCCGGAAATGTTTGGTATTCACATTTCAGGGACTATCATTATCAAAGAAATTTAAACTTCATCGGGGATACGTCAGGCTATGGACTAGAAACGCATTTAGGCGCAGGGTATATTATGCCTTCTTGGCTATTTTTTATAAAATTAACGGAACACAGATTGTATGGAGAAGGAAGTTTCCAGACTTTCGGAGGTTTAAGTAGAGACGATATATTGTCCAATTATTCGGGAAGATACAGAAACTACCTGAGCACAAAACAGTTCTCAGTCGAATTACAGGTTAGCCACTTTTTATGA
- a CDS encoding LA_0442/LA_0875 N-terminal domain-containing protein yields MLSLHLKKIIPILLIVFAPIGIFPVTVLLREGGKVNGEIITQNQHSVLLQTESGKRKIDKDLILKILFQEVNDDEEEKIRKEEEDKLAAEKKEEEDKEAAQRKLEEEKLKEEDLKKQAAAEEEARRQEELRKQEVKRPLNALMRSAVVPGWGQYYTDRKFQSLLYPTLFAAAAFVAYDKFRVYRTSVKEYGDLGNPYTKESLTLAALGQAQAAATPSLSPIDAYLANQSSQVQLKREEADKNFREYQGALYVLGGIYLINLIDSYVFANSIKSVVQFSDGQSKGMVISAIPAGVGAGSGFSSNGTYSGMETKYTMGYRFEF; encoded by the coding sequence ATGTTATCTTTACATTTAAAAAAAATAATCCCGATCTTGTTGATCGTTTTTGCACCTATAGGTATTTTCCCGGTCACCGTACTTTTGAGAGAAGGCGGAAAGGTAAATGGGGAAATCATCACACAAAATCAACATTCGGTCCTTCTTCAAACAGAATCAGGAAAACGTAAAATAGATAAAGACCTGATCCTTAAAATCCTTTTCCAAGAAGTAAACGACGACGAAGAGGAGAAGATCCGTAAAGAGGAAGAGGACAAACTCGCAGCGGAAAAAAAGGAAGAAGAAGACAAAGAAGCCGCTCAGAGAAAATTAGAGGAAGAAAAACTAAAAGAAGAAGATCTGAAAAAACAAGCCGCAGCGGAAGAAGAAGCACGTCGACAGGAAGAACTTCGAAAACAAGAGGTAAAACGTCCTCTCAATGCACTCATGAGATCCGCCGTCGTTCCCGGTTGGGGACAATATTATACGGATAGAAAGTTCCAATCGCTCCTCTACCCTACCCTATTCGCAGCCGCAGCCTTCGTAGCTTACGATAAGTTCAGAGTATACAGAACTTCCGTAAAAGAGTATGGCGATCTAGGAAATCCATACACGAAAGAAAGTCTGACACTTGCGGCTCTCGGTCAGGCACAAGCGGCCGCTACCCCTTCTTTATCCCCCATCGATGCATATTTAGCGAATCAATCCAGTCAAGTTCAGTTAAAAAGAGAAGAGGCTGACAAAAATTTCAGAGAGTATCAGGGCGCCTTATACGTGTTAGGTGGAATTTACCTAATTAACCTGATCGATTCTTATGTGTTTGCAAATTCTATCAAATCGGTAGTCCAGTTTTCAGACGGTCAAAGTAAGGGGATGGTAATATCCGCGATACCGGCAGGCGTCGGAGCGGGTAGCGGATTTTCCAGTAACGGGACCTACTCCGGAATGGAAACCAAATATACTATGGGTTACAGATTCGAATTCTGA
- a CDS encoding YciI family protein, giving the protein MDEYLILMRLDLLTKEAQPSPEQMQVYMKMYQDWVGGIAAQNKFVGGTGLSTEGKVIKSGQIITDGPFAETKESIAGFITIKAENFEEAADIAKACPILNGPGNSVEVRKIVGVDNTR; this is encoded by the coding sequence ATGGACGAATACCTGATCTTAATGCGGCTGGATCTACTCACGAAAGAGGCGCAACCGTCTCCGGAACAAATGCAAGTGTATATGAAAATGTACCAGGACTGGGTGGGGGGAATTGCCGCTCAAAACAAATTCGTAGGCGGCACAGGTCTATCCACGGAAGGAAAAGTTATCAAATCCGGACAGATCATTACTGACGGACCATTCGCCGAAACAAAAGAATCCATAGCAGGATTTATCACGATCAAAGCCGAAAATTTCGAAGAGGCGGCGGATATAGCCAAGGCATGTCCAATTCTGAACGGACCCGGAAATAGTGTGGAAGTAAGAAAGATCGTGGGTGTGGACAATACACGTTAA
- a CDS encoding ParA family protein, with product MKAKVLSVEEVLSEYVLSSEDEFLEKAEKWSLPKDNKGKYKTEVLDKYFSKKIKHSYESVIIAVSNQKGGEGKTTVSICLAEALAKSGKKVLLLDWDAQANITQLYVGQADKSVFHTLGYKGESKVDVSEIIVNLAPGLDLVPSSIHLANFTTPYERDDFDLLKEALLPIRSSYEYIIIDCPPSLGLILENALIAADLVLVPIQTRAFSVQGLKDLHGTIEKIRKKANPGLGLLGAVLNQYEDSRALSGLAETVRKYFPVFDSVVYRREAIPQSQAKRKLLSEYDPKAMQMFSTLAEEVMRRANGKKS from the coding sequence GTGAAAGCCAAAGTTTTAAGTGTGGAAGAAGTCCTCTCCGAATACGTTTTAAGTTCGGAAGATGAGTTCCTGGAGAAGGCCGAAAAATGGTCCCTGCCCAAAGACAATAAGGGCAAGTATAAGACTGAGGTTTTGGATAAGTACTTCTCCAAAAAAATAAAACATTCCTACGAATCGGTCATTATTGCGGTTTCTAATCAAAAAGGTGGAGAAGGTAAAACCACGGTTTCTATCTGTCTTGCGGAGGCGTTGGCAAAATCGGGTAAAAAAGTTTTACTCTTGGACTGGGATGCTCAGGCGAATATCACTCAGTTGTACGTGGGCCAAGCGGACAAATCCGTCTTTCATACTCTCGGGTATAAGGGAGAATCCAAAGTAGACGTTTCCGAAATTATCGTAAATCTTGCTCCGGGTTTGGATTTGGTCCCTTCTTCCATTCATTTGGCAAATTTTACTACTCCATACGAGAGAGACGACTTCGACCTTTTGAAAGAAGCTTTGTTGCCGATCCGTTCTTCTTATGAATATATTATAATAGATTGTCCTCCGTCTCTCGGCTTAATCCTTGAGAATGCCTTAATTGCTGCGGACCTTGTTTTGGTCCCGATCCAGACTCGTGCATTTAGTGTGCAGGGCCTAAAAGATCTTCACGGGACGATTGAAAAGATCCGAAAAAAAGCAAATCCTGGTCTTGGACTTTTGGGCGCTGTATTGAATCAGTATGAGGACTCAAGAGCACTTTCGGGGCTAGCGGAAACTGTCCGGAAATACTTTCCGGTATTTGATTCAGTGGTGTATAGAAGGGAAGCAATCCCTCAGTCCCAAGCAAAACGGAAACTTTTATCCGAATATGATCCCAAGGCGATGCAGATGTTTTCCACCTTGGCGGAAGAAGTGATGAGGAGAGCGAATGGCAAAAAGAGCTGA
- the hemN gene encoding oxygen-independent coproporphyrinogen III oxidase, giving the protein MNSKSDLIRKYDVPAPRYTSYPTVPYWEDNPTREEWIDALRRRLVPDDSSVALYLHIPFCETLCSFCGCNTSITKNHSVEDPYIETVLQEFRKYQEELPELTKRELRELHLGGGSPTYLSESNLESLLKPLLDSWNVSDSPEFSLEVDPRRTRLSQLEILAKYGFRRISLGVQDFDPEVQRLVNRIQPFELTETITQGARTLGYHSVNFDLIYGLPKQTKESMKETIRKTLDLRPDRIAFYSYAHVPWIKAAQRLFTENDLPKGEEKRELYEIGRELFLSAGYKEIGMDHFALESDSLYAAYQSGNLHRNFMGYTTKSTDLLLGLGVSAISDSWDCFYQNEKILKKYQRRISENGQAILRGHKLNSEDLVHRELILKLSTLGKVEVPEPIFEEVRLYLASMEDDNLIEWKGKTLVLTDLGKPFLRNACTGLDMRLRRKSPETKVFSQSI; this is encoded by the coding sequence ATGAATTCCAAATCCGATTTGATTCGAAAATACGATGTTCCGGCACCTAGATATACTAGCTACCCCACCGTTCCTTATTGGGAAGATAATCCTACAAGAGAAGAATGGATAGATGCGCTTCGAAGAAGGTTGGTCCCTGACGATTCTTCCGTAGCCTTGTATCTTCATATTCCTTTTTGCGAAACTCTTTGTTCTTTCTGCGGATGTAACACTTCCATTACTAAGAATCACTCTGTCGAAGATCCTTATATAGAAACGGTATTACAGGAATTCCGAAAATACCAGGAGGAGCTTCCCGAACTAACTAAACGGGAATTGAGGGAGTTACATTTAGGCGGAGGCTCCCCTACGTATCTTTCCGAATCCAATTTAGAAAGTTTGTTAAAGCCACTTTTAGATTCTTGGAATGTATCCGATTCTCCCGAATTCTCTTTGGAAGTGGACCCGAGAAGGACCAGGCTTTCCCAGCTGGAAATACTGGCAAAGTACGGATTTAGAAGGATCAGTTTGGGGGTCCAGGATTTCGATCCGGAAGTGCAAAGATTGGTAAATCGGATCCAACCTTTTGAACTGACGGAAACAATCACTCAAGGTGCTCGTACGTTAGGATATCATTCCGTCAATTTCGATCTGATATACGGGCTTCCTAAACAAACGAAAGAAAGTATGAAGGAAACGATCCGAAAAACTTTGGACCTTAGGCCGGATCGTATCGCATTCTACAGTTATGCTCATGTACCTTGGATCAAAGCGGCACAAAGATTATTCACGGAAAACGATCTTCCTAAGGGAGAAGAAAAAAGGGAACTGTATGAGATCGGCAGAGAACTTTTTTTAAGCGCCGGATATAAAGAAATCGGAATGGACCATTTCGCTTTAGAGTCGGATTCGCTCTACGCAGCTTATCAGAGTGGAAATCTTCATCGAAATTTTATGGGTTATACCACCAAGTCTACCGACTTACTTTTAGGTTTGGGGGTGTCTGCAATTTCGGATAGTTGGGATTGTTTTTATCAGAACGAAAAGATCCTGAAAAAATACCAAAGAAGAATTTCGGAAAACGGACAGGCAATACTCAGGGGACATAAATTAAATTCGGAAGATCTAGTTCATAGAGAACTGATCCTAAAACTTTCCACTCTAGGAAAAGTAGAGGTGCCGGAGCCGATTTTTGAAGAGGTTCGCCTCTATTTGGCCAGTATGGAAGACGATAATTTAATCGAGTGGAAAGGAAAAACCCTTGTTTTAACGGACCTGGGAAAACCTTTCTTAAGGAATGCATGTACCGGCTTGGACATGCGTTTGAGGAGAAAAAGTCCTGAAACCAAGGTATTTTCTCAGTCTATTTGA
- the hemH gene encoding ferrochelatase: MKNKLLLINLGGPRNAAEIPKFLKDLFEDPLVFDLPLPEFFRIRLAGKIAEKRAKKVEETYASMGFGGGSPLVSETEKQAEGLKKLLEESGEKWEIKTAMCCGYPDIRELPSEWTDPKEGVVLLPLYPHFSRSTVLSTAMLLEKQLGYCPASNPLWVRPFSDRKEYLESIRDLILDFFQGKLPEKDFLHIKQEQIPDWQNLDIVFSAHGIPLRLIKKGDVYTKEIEKNVQALTSLLREKGYQGQIHLSYQSRVGPSKWTTPNTLDKIQELGQKGIKRIAVYPISFISDHLETLEEIGVQIRDHAFQNGISDYYRIPAPGIYPAFLEALAKFVFEAKYSAQKVGHLSCLCKASGGWDPKKEKVACDCFS; the protein is encoded by the coding sequence ATGAAAAACAAACTACTTCTGATCAACTTGGGGGGACCAAGAAATGCTGCAGAAATCCCGAAATTTTTAAAAGATCTTTTCGAAGATCCATTGGTATTCGATCTCCCGCTCCCTGAATTTTTCAGGATCAGACTTGCCGGAAAGATCGCCGAAAAAAGAGCAAAAAAAGTAGAAGAGACTTACGCTTCTATGGGATTCGGAGGAGGCTCCCCTCTTGTTTCCGAAACGGAAAAACAAGCGGAAGGTTTAAAAAAACTTTTAGAAGAATCCGGAGAAAAATGGGAAATCAAAACTGCAATGTGCTGCGGGTATCCGGACATCAGAGAACTCCCTTCCGAATGGACCGATCCGAAAGAAGGAGTGGTACTTCTGCCCTTATACCCTCATTTTTCCAGATCAACAGTACTATCCACAGCCATGCTATTGGAAAAACAATTAGGATATTGCCCTGCATCCAATCCGCTTTGGGTCAGGCCATTCTCCGACAGAAAAGAATATTTAGAATCCATCAGAGACTTGATCTTGGATTTTTTCCAAGGTAAACTTCCGGAAAAAGATTTTTTACATATAAAACAAGAACAGATCCCCGACTGGCAAAACTTGGACATCGTATTTAGCGCGCATGGGATCCCCCTTCGTTTAATTAAAAAAGGCGATGTATATACAAAAGAGATCGAAAAGAATGTACAAGCACTCACTTCTCTCTTAAGAGAAAAAGGTTACCAAGGACAAATTCATTTATCGTACCAGAGTAGGGTAGGGCCGAGCAAATGGACCACTCCTAACACCTTGGATAAGATCCAAGAGTTAGGACAAAAAGGTATAAAAAGGATCGCAGTCTATCCGATCAGTTTTATCAGCGATCATCTGGAAACATTAGAAGAGATCGGAGTCCAGATCCGAGACCATGCTTTTCAAAATGGGATCTCCGATTATTATAGAATACCGGCACCAGGGATTTATCCTGCATTCTTGGAGGCGCTCGCAAAATTCGTATTCGAAGCTAAATATTCCGCGCAAAAAGTCGGGCACTTGAGTTGCCTTTGTAAGGCTTCCGGCGGATGGGATCCTAAGAAGGAAAAAGTAGCTTGCGATTGTTTTTCTTAA